From one bacterium genomic stretch:
- a CDS encoding ORF6N domain-containing protein, translating into MPEKIIVPIDSIQSKIHFIRGKKVLLDQDLAELYGVETRQLKRQVKRNISRFPDDFLLVLTKEETVSLRCQFGTLEKGRHSKYLPFAFTENGVSMLSTVLQNELAIQINIQIMRTFTKLREWSVIHKDLYKHLNRVEAKQINHDKRITRIDGIIDEMLKLPVTLKKKNKPIGFRKK; encoded by the coding sequence ATGCCGGAAAAAATTATTGTACCCATCGACTCGATTCAATCAAAAATTCATTTTATTCGTGGAAAAAAGGTCTTGCTTGATCAGGATTTGGCGGAATTGTATGGGGTGGAAACGAGACAATTAAAAAGACAGGTGAAAAGAAATATCAGCCGTTTTCCGGATGATTTTTTACTCGTCTTAACAAAGGAAGAAACGGTTTCTCTAAGGTGCCAATTTGGCACCTTAGAGAAAGGACGCCATTCCAAGTATTTGCCATTCGCGTTTACTGAGAATGGTGTGTCAATGCTTTCGACCGTGCTGCAAAATGAACTGGCTATTCAGATTAATATTCAAATCATGCGTACTTTCACCAAATTACGTGAATGGAGTGTTATTCACAAGGATCTCTACAAACATCTTAATCGAGTGGAAGCGAAACAGATTAATCATGACAAGCGTATCACCAGGATAGATGGCATTATTGATGAAATGCTCAAATTACCTGTAACGCTCAAAAAGAAAAATAAACCTATTGGATTCAGGAAGAAATAG
- a CDS encoding response regulator, protein MRILIIDDEPDICELVECFLRPYGECEKALSGAEAIEIIKRYWSAEEDVDCVFLDLMMPGMDGIETLKTIRQMEHPRVCRGIKEIKIIMLTASNNPKYAMRVFEGQIAGYVRKPFDEKKLVDALEKSGLLSS, encoded by the coding sequence ATGCGGATTTTGATTATTGACGATGAACCGGATATTTGTGAATTGGTCGAATGTTTTCTGAGACCCTATGGCGAATGTGAAAAAGCACTGTCAGGCGCGGAAGCGATTGAAATTATCAAAAGGTACTGGTCTGCCGAAGAGGATGTGGATTGTGTTTTTCTTGATCTCATGATGCCCGGAATGGATGGGATTGAGACATTGAAAACCATCCGGCAGATGGAGCATCCCCGGGTTTGCAGAGGGATCAAGGAAATTAAAATCATTATGTTGACCGCTTCCAATAATCCCAAGTATGCAATGCGCGTATTTGAAGGGCAGATTGCCGGATATGTGCGTAAACCATTTGACGAGAAAAAATTAGTTGATGCGCTGGAAAAATCCGGTCTTTTATCAAGCTGA
- a CDS encoding nucleotidyltransferase domain-containing protein, whose translation MISLRSKITQAVLNYFFLNDTEELYVNELQSTLLLDKRNLVKKLNELQREGILQSKMRGNLKLYALNKKYPFLSEYKKIVLKQTGFEQKVGKMLEHVKGAKTAIIFGSYANGTMDNRSDVDLMVIGNHKVLDVQRKMNSIQKEINREINVIHMDEKEFLSRKKKKEPLVTDILKKKYIKIDV comes from the coding sequence ATGATATCCTTACGGTCCAAAATAACGCAAGCTGTTTTGAATTACTTTTTTTTGAATGATACGGAAGAGCTTTATGTTAATGAACTTCAAAGTACGCTTTTATTGGATAAACGCAATTTGGTGAAAAAATTAAATGAACTCCAGCGCGAAGGGATATTGCAGAGCAAAATGCGGGGGAATTTGAAATTATATGCGCTTAATAAAAAATATCCCTTTCTCAGTGAATATAAAAAAATCGTATTAAAGCAAACTGGGTTTGAACAAAAGGTCGGGAAAATGCTTGAACATGTCAAGGGTGCCAAAACAGCGATTATCTTCGGCTCATATGCCAATGGAACAATGGATAACCGGAGTGATGTTGATCTTATGGTTATCGGAAACCATAAAGTACTCGATGTGCAACGCAAAATGAATAGCATTCAAAAAGAGATCAATCGGGAAATCAATGTCATTCATATGGATGAAAAAGAGTTTCTCAGCCGGAAAAAGAAAAAAGAACCATTGGTTACAGACATTCTTAAAAAAAAGTATATCAAGATTGATGTATGA
- a CDS encoding PorV/PorQ family protein produces MMKKYVVCSLMILTLTVLSARGFAGAGTSGAQILQQQNGARAAAMGNAFAGCSGDIAALEVNPAGVHNIEKNEIMLMHVGGFEGISAERLNAVIIAPGLGSVGAQILYRAQPVIDNHVAGEATVNVKDMVYGLSFARPVVAGFSMGVNIKMVVMELGPVDTTALSLDLGTQYEMSRLLTIGLALRNLGTPVKFSEAEDPLPMKVLVGACYTPLEEGRHTLNTVLDVDYLVPEENILLHLGAEYWFRRMLALRMGYEYSANASVNGFSAGVGFRFKAGKVDFVLDYALRPQFWEEEDFETENLFTFSVKF; encoded by the coding sequence ATGATGAAGAAATACGTTGTTTGTTCACTGATGATTTTAACGCTTACCGTTTTGAGCGCCCGGGGGTTTGCCGGTGCCGGGACCAGCGGCGCACAAATATTGCAGCAGCAAAACGGTGCCCGGGCCGCCGCCATGGGGAATGCCTTTGCCGGCTGTTCCGGTGATATTGCCGCACTTGAGGTGAATCCTGCCGGTGTGCATAATATTGAAAAAAATGAGATTATGCTGATGCATGTTGGCGGATTCGAAGGGATTTCCGCCGAACGGCTCAATGCGGTCATCATCGCACCCGGGCTCGGTTCTGTAGGCGCGCAGATACTTTACCGTGCCCAGCCGGTGATTGACAATCATGTGGCAGGCGAAGCGACGGTGAATGTCAAGGATATGGTTTACGGACTGAGTTTTGCCCGGCCGGTTGTGGCCGGATTCAGTATGGGCGTCAATATTAAAATGGTTGTGATGGAACTCGGGCCGGTGGATACCACAGCGCTTTCCTTGGATCTGGGAACCCAGTATGAGATGAGCCGGCTTCTGACCATCGGGCTGGCGCTGCGCAATTTGGGCACACCGGTGAAGTTTAGTGAGGCCGAAGATCCGCTCCCGATGAAGGTGCTTGTCGGTGCTTGCTATACGCCCCTGGAGGAAGGCCGGCATACACTGAATACCGTGCTGGATGTAGATTATCTGGTGCCGGAGGAAAACATCCTGCTGCATTTGGGAGCGGAGTATTGGTTCCGCCGGATGCTGGCCCTGCGAATGGGCTATGAATATTCCGCCAATGCATCGGTCAATGGATTTTCCGCAGGAGTGGGTTTTCGGTTCAAGGCAGGCAAGGTCGATTTTGTACTGGATTACGCCCTGCGGCCGCAATTTTGGGAAGAAGAGGATTTTGAGACCGAGAACCTCTTCACCTTCAGTGTGAAATTTTAA
- a CDS encoding OmpA family protein, translated as MKKQRYFFVIMLFITIPAYAGTLQETGTSAAVMLSQPASSRLLAMGNAGVAASRGQEGLWWNPAALARYPYFNAEISFRQHWTDTEVGFFGAAIPTAGGTVGLGFIYSQTTNIEGYDRDGNSLELFSTKDMDLKIGYAYQWRKLAFGLNLEYLYQDLYIAQIHGLGGDLGLVWEFHPGLNVGVTVLHAGETTAGDPLGMEVRTGFCAQAVENLVLTFDIVLPRDDESYLAGGVEYQPIPYFLLRAGWRNGPGTLANLGKFAGLTAGAGFAWQDFYLDYVFEPSGFLGNVHHVSLGYRFTEKPATPTPVPTPFVPSAPRLKIQTREQVGKMVFIPKTSQRNFKIKGFTFKVKDKQGNVVRTFKYIGKAVPKRMVWDGTDKYGKKVAQGQFSYSFEYMTEKGVKIENQVWPVQKPVRQLFFKKLGYGVCAGAVFRFEEYLDQIKTWGIRIRDAKTGKTVRVLRGEKTLPGKVVWDGKDSKGRWVSPKRNYVYEIRFVSKTGGKAMVKNDIIAIPAKMLAPREGHVRFRILKILFDFNDTEITTEMEDKIAKAVEIYQQQGEKIKVTIQGHADEVGSEWANHNISRKRAQEVKAHMRRMGIVNWELKTTGFGKERLLIKSKREHLRSKNRRVEIQMEILKEK; from the coding sequence TTGAAGAAGCAACGCTATTTTTTCGTCATCATGCTTTTTATCACCATCCCGGCATATGCAGGTACGCTTCAAGAGACAGGCACATCTGCGGCTGTGATGCTCTCGCAACCGGCTTCTTCGCGGTTACTGGCCATGGGCAATGCCGGTGTAGCGGCGTCGCGGGGGCAAGAGGGTCTTTGGTGGAATCCTGCCGCACTGGCACGCTATCCGTATTTCAATGCAGAAATTTCTTTTCGTCAGCACTGGACCGATACCGAGGTGGGGTTTTTTGGGGCCGCCATTCCCACGGCCGGAGGCACGGTAGGTCTTGGCTTTATTTATTCTCAGACAACCAATATTGAGGGATATGATCGCGACGGGAATTCTCTGGAACTTTTTTCAACCAAAGATATGGATTTGAAAATCGGTTATGCCTACCAATGGCGGAAACTGGCCTTTGGATTGAATCTGGAATATCTATATCAGGATCTCTATATTGCCCAAATTCACGGTCTGGGCGGAGATTTGGGGCTGGTCTGGGAATTCCATCCCGGACTTAATGTGGGTGTAACGGTTTTACATGCAGGCGAGACCACGGCCGGTGATCCGTTGGGCATGGAGGTTCGGACAGGCTTTTGTGCTCAGGCAGTTGAGAATCTGGTGTTGACCTTTGATATAGTCTTGCCGCGCGATGATGAAAGTTATCTGGCCGGCGGGGTTGAGTATCAACCGATACCCTATTTTTTACTTCGCGCCGGTTGGCGCAATGGACCGGGCACCCTGGCCAATTTGGGCAAGTTTGCCGGACTCACGGCCGGCGCCGGGTTTGCCTGGCAGGATTTTTATCTGGATTATGTTTTTGAACCATCCGGTTTTTTGGGGAATGTTCATCATGTCAGTCTGGGGTACCGTTTCACGGAAAAACCGGCGACACCGACGCCTGTCCCAACCCCCTTTGTTCCTTCCGCACCGCGGCTTAAAATTCAGACGCGTGAACAAGTGGGCAAAATGGTGTTTATCCCAAAAACCTCACAGCGGAATTTTAAGATTAAAGGGTTTACATTTAAAGTTAAGGACAAGCAAGGGAATGTTGTTCGTACGTTTAAATATATCGGTAAAGCGGTGCCTAAGCGGATGGTATGGGATGGAACGGATAAATACGGTAAAAAGGTCGCGCAGGGGCAATTTTCCTATTCATTTGAATATATGACTGAAAAAGGTGTGAAGATCGAGAACCAGGTCTGGCCGGTGCAAAAACCGGTGCGTCAGTTGTTTTTTAAAAAACTGGGGTACGGCGTGTGCGCGGGAGCGGTATTTCGATTTGAAGAATATCTAGATCAGATCAAGACCTGGGGCATCAGGATTCGGGACGCCAAAACCGGCAAAACGGTTAGGGTGCTCAGAGGGGAAAAAACCTTGCCCGGCAAAGTGGTATGGGACGGCAAAGACAGCAAAGGCCGGTGGGTGTCTCCCAAGCGTAACTATGTCTATGAGATCCGGTTTGTTTCCAAGACCGGGGGCAAAGCCATGGTGAAAAATGATATTATTGCCATACCTGCCAAAATGCTGGCTCCGCGTGAAGGACATGTGCGATTCAGGATTCTTAAAATTCTTTTTGATTTCAATGATACGGAGATCACCACTGAGATGGAGGACAAGATTGCCAAAGCGGTTGAGATCTACCAACAGCAGGGAGAAAAAATTAAGGTGACCATTCAGGGGCATGCTGATGAAGTGGGTAGTGAATGGGCCAATCATAATATCAGCCGCAAGCGCGCCCAGGAGGTCAAGGCGCACATGCGGAGGATGGGGATTGTCAATTGGGAATTGAAAACCACGGGGTTTGGTAAGGAGCGTCTGCTTATTAAAAGCAAGCGGGAACACCTTCGCTCTAAAAACCGGCGGGTTGAGATCCAGATGGAAATTTTGAAAGAGAAGTGA